The genomic segment CGCCGTTGTTTGCTTGTTCAGTCATGTGAAGCCTTCTTGTTGTGCATGTCGCATTGGAGATCGCCTTGCCAGCGCCGATGCGAGTCGGCTGTCCGGCAGGACTGTATCGAATCAGGCCTGCAGCAGCGGATCCAGCCGACCTGCCCGCTCCAGCGCGTGCAGCTCGTCGCAGCCGCCAACATGCTCGTCGCCGATCCATATTTGCGGAACCGAGGTACGTCCGGCCTTGCTCGCCATTTCAGAACGCAAGGCCGGCTTGCCGTCTACGGCAATTTCCTCGTAACTGACACCCTTGCGATCGAGCAGGCTTTTGGCCCGGACACAGTACGGGCACCAGGCGGTGGTATAGATGACGACTTTAGGCATATTTATTTGACCACTGGCAGATTCTCGCCGCGCCAGCTGGAAATTCCTCCAGCAAGCTTGGCGGCAGTAAAGCCCGCCTTTTGCAACTCACGACAGGCCGCTCCGGCGTGCTGACCCATGGCGTCGACGACGATGATCGTCTTGCCCTTGTGCTTTTCCAGCTCGCCCATTCGGCTGACCAGCTTCTCGT from the Stutzerimonas stutzeri genome contains:
- the grxC gene encoding glutaredoxin 3, which gives rise to MPKVVIYTTAWCPYCVRAKSLLDRKGVSYEEIAVDGKPALRSEMASKAGRTSVPQIWIGDEHVGGCDELHALERAGRLDPLLQA